A stretch of Planococcus citri chromosome 5, ihPlaCitr1.1, whole genome shotgun sequence DNA encodes these proteins:
- the LOC135848425 gene encoding hepatoma-derived growth factor-related protein 2-like, which translates to MGFVSGRHMLPGDRYRDDQRRDDRRRDEDRRRDDREYHSSSRSSKTSRSDSRDDSRRKRRSSSGDYDIEAERRRIAESNARIERQQRKDREREEESKRRKKAENRKQRKVSSKPESKPESKSKKKSVTEPDSKSKSKKKSKAPKSKPDSSTSTNTAPPPPINPPVQNEPAKKKKKKKKKPSDKTSEANTASQQPSNRSLNIETISNLSEPSVSTQQPEPTSQPAPTHQPEYVEVTPELRRPTWTFD; encoded by the exons ATGGGTTTCGTGAGCGGCCGGCACATGTTGCCG GGTGACCGCTACCGAGATGACCAGCGTCGAGATGACCGCCGTCGTGATGAAGACAGAAGAAGAGATGATCGTGAATATCACTCTAGTTCTCGCAGCTCGAAGACATCTCGTTCGGATTCCAGAGATGATTCGCGGAGGAAACGCCGGTCCAGCTCCGGTGATTATGATATCGAAGCTGAACGCCGCCGGATAGCTGAATCTAACGCGAGGATTGAACGTCAACAACGTAAAGACCGA GAACGAGAAGAAGAAAGCAAACGTCGAAAGAAAGCTGAGAATCGTAAACAGCGTAAGGTAAGTTCTAAACCTGAATCTAAACCCGAGTCTAAATCTAAAAAGAAAAGCGTTACCGAGCCCGATTCAAAATCTAAATCCAAAAAGAAAAGTAAAGCGCCTAAGTCTAAACCTGATTCAAGTACAAGTACGAACACCGCCCCTCCACCCCCGATTAATCCGCCTGTGCAAAACGAACCagcgaagaaaaagaaaaagaagaagaagaaaccaTCTGATAAAACTTCCGAAGCAAATACAGCATCCCAACAACCGTCGAACCGCTCGTTAAATATAGAAACGATTAGCAACCTGAGTGAACCGAGCGTCTCAACGCAGCAACCTGAACCGACTAGTCAACCTGCACCGACTCATCAACCTGAATACGTTGAAGTTACTCCTGAATTAC GAAGACCTACTTGGACGTTTGACTAG
- the LOC135848944 gene encoding basement membrane proteoglycan-like, with amino-acid sequence MFKVQYFGNWCSLRCDMATFTATILVFYMQFCQIITTANEGSLVIFVETRFTCDNGTSIRGSQVCDKTVDCPDEEDELGCARTCEPREFKCSGKGTEACIPEYFRCNDEVDCYDGTDELRCTAEKWAKTKFVNQTETYEDETFEIDCFVYGEPISNIKWYKDDEPVPAKCTSTRDGKTSRLTCPKAERADQGFYTCKGFNPKKFTVHARPSGKTFRLIVKDSRYVPPPPLPSGYEDEPRPYS; translated from the exons atgttcaaagtgcAGTATTTTGGTAATTGGTGTTCGTTGAGATGTGATATGGCGACCTTCACGGCTACGATTTTG gtCTTCTATATGCAGTTCTGCCAGATTATAACGACAGCGAATGAGGGATCTTTGGTCATTTTTGTAGAGACga GGTTTACGTGTGACAATGGCACTTCTATTCGCGGAAGTCAAGTATGCGATAAAACGGTGGACTGCCCTGATGAAGAAGATGAACTAGGTTGCG caCGAACTTGTGAACCTCGAGAATTTAAATGCAGCGGTAAAGGAACTGAAGCATGTATTCCTGAATATTTCCGTTGTAATGATGAAGTCGACTGTTATGATGGAACGGATGAATTACGTTGCACAGCCGaaaaat GGGCCAAAACCAAATTCGTCAATCAAACAGAAACCTATGaagatgaaacttttgaaattgactgtttcgtTTATGGTGAACCCATCTCAAATATAAAATGGTATAAGGATGATGAACCTGTTCCTGCTAAATGTACATCGACCAGGGATGGCAAGACGTCGCGTCTTACTTGTCCAAAAGCTGAA CGGGCAGATCAAGGTTTTTACACTTGCAAAGGTTTCAATCCGAAAAAATTCACTGTTCATGCTCGTCCTAGTGGAAAAACATTTCGGTTGATAGTAAAAGATAGCCGCTACGTGCCACCGCCGCCACTGCCGTCCGGATATGAAGATGAACCACGCCCCTACAGCTAA
- the LOC135847615 gene encoding uncharacterized protein LOC135847615: protein MLNNLKRKAEPESVPEPRILKKRAPTPKPSVSDASDNEVSGNEKNEKSNSEESSDSSDEEEDEEKDDSSDSDSDSDSDSSSDDESDNDKGGSGAGGTSNHSSPSDSPPEPPKQKEKTKEKSKEKKKTKSKKKKKNQSFNPNMFRSQHESRTILTKTTRIDTWYKMLEMDAKIYQIDIHKRKTEKKAAKIEEEQLMNLVLHRLDPHYLPRVTCISPVEKVIEKLFEIRRTERNVSRSSVKSEFNKLTLVRGEKLDDFFNRLDELLLDYKMQTKSEIPESDVYDRLVEATENIYPNVKTILKARGSNQPSIPDLKILLLQEESEKYRKPEEANLAYYRNPNPRPAPPFNAAHVARPPPHNCYNCSSPHHYVWECPDWDKGPRCFKCGEWGHRSKECPNEYRDYRSEFEMPDDLLGLYRAGMISAERMVGLKKKRDAMPDYPNNNKSSHHRDQYYDENSRHHDDHSRHRNRDYDSDNRRSRFSPDRRDQRREDRRSPNHNPDNVKVTHQQAPAPEVTPPEQALQALSLNKPEPMETSESDPYMDFLQIEFPKLPVNEMSPTAIAEVHNKIHQLEHWLSCLKKSLDLRVQMLNVEEEAAREVIPLFPSNNPIPIPLMDALGPVILNHPPVPPPTSHTSGSSTKTTPEKRQPTKAELKDDEPFVQKSAKKFTEPKPDAGRTPLKKFADNTFNPKAEAKTPAKTDSQPKTGPEFRKSTRPRRITPPFPNRNFPIHPNGFKPMPRVSGTFIRPPTQTVRIEDLDITTSTPNTTTTAPSSTTQNVVSSTTPHVNALGNPVDPPRPTTPPQLHANLRQTVEIPSEEDWTQEAYNADAQPIRRSRANYRSVSFTHVQKTMTDNIPVLTAQREILDAKIIQPGSEGADDGISVLSLEETAFIFSQTEELEQAIAVCRQVEGDPGDLDMVLSALEFMLRLSRVHNLTLKEIPQRTYDILRVERMIIAEQKRHKAKAAKKRNKAHKKAAAEFDEGVCEDYISSAESDSDKDNPPDRPLGNHPLLEQAYPRD, encoded by the exons ATGCTGAATAATCTGAAACGAAAAGCTGAACCCGAATCCGTACCTGAACCccgaattttgaagaaaagagcTCCAACTCCGAAACCATCCGTTAGCGACGCTAGTGATAATGAAGTCAGCGGAAATGAAAAGAATGAGAAGTCGAACTCAGAAGAGAGTTCAGATAGCTCGgatgaagaagaagacgaagagaAAGATGATAGCTCCGACTCGGATTCTGATTCAGATTCTGACTCGAGCTCCGACGACGAAAGCGATAATGACAAAGGAGGGAGCGGAGCGGGTGGAACTAGCAACCACTCCTCCCCTTCTGACTCACCTCCCGAACCGCCGAAGCAGAAAGAAAAGACAAAGGAAAAGTCAaaggagaagaagaagacgaaatcaaagaaaaagaagaaaaatcaatcgTTTAACCCGAATATGTTTCGAAGCCAGCATGAATCACGAACGATTCTTACCAAAACTACCCGAATTGATACTTGGTATAAGATGCTGGAAATGGATGCGAAAATCTATCAGATCGATATACACAAACGGAAAACCGAAAAGAAAGCTGCTAAGATCGAAGAAGAACAGCTGATGAACCTCGTATTGCACAGGCTGGACCCCCACTACCTACCCCGAGTAACTTGTATCTCTCCAGTTGagaaagtaattgaaaaattgtttgagatAAGGCGAACCGAACGCAACGTGAGTCGTTCATCGGTAAAGTCTGAGTTCAACAAACTCACTCTCGTAAGAGGTGAAAAGTTGGACGATTTCTTCAACCGATTGGACGAGCTATTACTTGATTATAAAATGCAAACCAAATCCGAAATACCCGAATCTGATGTCTACGATCGTTTAGTTGAGGCAACTGAAAATATTTACCCGAACGTTAAGACAATTTTAAAAGCCCGAGGCTCGAATCAACCTTCCATACCTGACCTGAAAATTCTATTGTTGCAGGAAGAATCCGAAAAATACCGGAAGCCGGAAGAGGCAAACCTGGCGTATTACCGAAACCCGAATCCCCGACCGGCTCCACCGTTCAACGCTGCCCACGTAGCCCGACCGCCGCCGCATAATTGTTACAATTGCAGCAGTCCGCATCATTATGTTTGGGAATGCCCGGACTGGGACAAAGGCCCGAGATGCTTCAAATGCGGAGAGTGGGGACACCGAAGCAAGGAATGCCCGAACGAATACAGGGATTATAGATCAG AGTTCGAGATGCCCGACGATTTGTTGGGGTTATATCGCGCAGGTATGATCTCAGCTGAACGGATGGTTGGCTTGAAGAAAAAGCGCGACGCTATGCCCGACTACccgaataataataaatcgTCACATCATCGTGATCAGTATTATGACGAAAATTCCCGACATCACGACGATCATTCCAGGCATCGAAATCGCGACTACGATTCTGATAATCGACGTTCCCGATTTTCACCCGACAGACGCGATCAACGCCGCGAAGACCGCCGATCACCGAATCACAACCCTGATAACGTGAAAGTCACCCATCAGCAAGCGCCAGCGCCGGAAGTGACACCACCCGAACAAGCGTTACAAGCGCTGAGCCTGAACAAACCTGAACCGATGGAGACCAGTGAAAGTGATCCGTATATGGATTTTCTCCAGATTGAGTTCCCGAAGTTGCCAGTGAACGAGATGAGCCCAACGGCGATAGCTGAAGTTCACAATAAAATTCACCAGCTCGAACATTGGCTATCGTGTTTGAAAAAGAGTCTGGATTTACGTGTCCAGATGCTAAATGTCGAAGAGGAAGCTGCGCGTGAAGTTATTCCGTTATTTCCATCCAATAACCCGATCCCGATTCCGTTGATGGACGCTTTAGGGCCGGTTATTTTGAACCACCCTCCCGTACCGCCCCCGACTAGTCACACCAGCGGCTCAAGCACGAAAACGACACCAGAAAAACGGCAACCGACTAAAGCCGAATTGAAAGACGACGAGCCGTTTGTACAGAAATCAGCGAAGAAATTTACCGAGCCAAAACCTGATGCCGGAAGAACACCGCTAAAGAAATTCGCGGACAATACGTTCAACCCGAAGGCTGAGGCGAAAACACCAGCAAAAACTGATTCGCAACCGAAAACTGGACCTGAATTTAGGAAGAGTACACGACCGCGCCGAATTACGCCGCCCTTTCCGAACCGGAATTTCCCGATTCATCCGAATGGTTTTAAACCTATGCCGAGGGTGTCTGGTACGTTCATACGTCCGCCGACGCAGACGGTTAGAATCGAGGATTTGGACATCACAACGTCTACGCCGAATACGACGACGACCGCACCGAGTTCCACAACGCAGAACGTTGTCTCATCAACAACGCCTCACGTTAACGCGTTGGGAAACCCAGTTGATCCGCCGCGCCCGACTACACCGCCGCAGTTACATGCGAACCTGAGACAGACTGTGGAAATCCCGAGTGAAGAAGACTGGACGCAGGAAGCGTATAACGCAGATGCTCAACCGATTCGTCGTTCCCGAGCGAATTATCGCAGCGTGTCATTCACACATGTTCAGAAGACGATGACAGACAACATTCCCGTCCTGACTGCGCAGCGTGAAATTTTGGATGCCAAAATTATTCAACCCGGATCAGAAGGCGCCGACGACGGAATCTCTGTCTTGTCGTTGGAAGAAACGGCGTTTATTTTCTCGCAAACCGAAGAGCTGGAGCAAGCGATTGCTGTTTGCAGACAAGTGGAAGGAG ATCCTGGAGATTTAGACATGGTGTTGAGTGCACTAGAGTTTATGTTACGATTATCCCGAGTTCATAACCTGACGCTGAAAGAGATCCCGCAAAGAACGTACGATATTTTGCGCGTAGAACGGATGATAATCGCCGAACAGAAACGCCATAAGGCGAAAGCAGCGAAAAAGCGCAACAAGGCACATAAGAAAGCTGCCGCAGAGTTCGACGAAGGCGTTTGCGAAGATTACATATCGAGCGCCGAATCCGACTCCGATAAGGATAATCCTCCGGATAGACCTTTGGGAAATCACCCGCTTTTAGAACAAGCATATCCGAGAGACTGA